Below is a window of Terriglobia bacterium DNA.
TCAGGGTTTCACTCGCAAGCCTGGATTCCGTTGGTCGGTTTGGATTGTGATTGTCGGGGTGGTAGCTTACTCGGCATGGAAGGCCGTGTACGCTCCGCCCCTTCAAGTGAGCCGGCTCTACAACTTTGTGTTTGGTGCTGAGTTTCTTTTTCGATGGGGCTTTCTTGGGATTACCCTTTTGACGGTAGTGCTAACCTTTCTGATGAGGGAAGGCATTACGCGGGAGGATGCCGTTGTAACTGGCTTTGGCATAGCGGCAGGTGCTTTTTTGCTGTACTTCGGCAGTTTTTCCTTGTTTGGCATGAAATACATTTTCTTGATCAAACACATTCCCTCTGTGGGATACTTTGTAGCTGTGTTCTGGTGGATTTATGTTTTCTCGCGTCCGCTAAGACAGTTCGGGTTCGAAGAGTTGGGAATGGGGCCTGATGAAATTCGGAAGGCGTTGCGGCGTTACCGGGCTTCCGGTGAGCAACTGTAAGAAAGGCAAAAGTCAATGCTAAGTCTGTTTGCGATCCTGCCCGTAATACTGGCTATTGTCCTGATTTCCGTATTAGTGCTTATAAAGAAGATTCAATATCCTTCACCCCTCGTCTGGGGCTGTATTATCACGAAAGTGGTGCCCGCGCGGGCGCATCTCGTCCTGGATTACAACAAGCAGCTTGATGATGAGGAGCCGATTGAAGATCGATTGGGGCGAAAGGCGCGCCGGCAGCAGTTGAAAGTTAATTGGGGATACCTCCGTGGTGAAACGAACAATACAACGTTATTTCTTCAGGCTCTCCGCTTCGAGGGGCTGAAGATTAAAGAAAGTAAGCGCGGGCTGAAGTATGACCCGCAGGAAACGGCTATCGTGGCATTGATTGATGAGGCCACAGGATTAAGGTGGCAGCAGGTTCGTTGGCAAGTGACTCTGTGGTTGCGCAGCGCGTTGGGATTGAAGATTGATCGGAGCGTGTTCCTGACTCTGCTGGTGCATTACAAGGACGTTGAGGAAGGAATGTTAGCCTTGGCAGAAGTCGAAGGGAAATGGCTCAAGGACATGCTGTTGGAAAGGCTGGGGCTTACTGAGTGGCGGTTAATCGAAGGCGGTCAATCCGACCCCGACCTTGCATAAATGATGAAGTCGCCAAAGCGAAATGTAATTCTTTCGTTCTTTCGTGTGCGAGTTCTTATTCCTGTTTTGAGAGGTTTTTTCCTGACTCTGGCGACCTAACATTCAGCGCCCCGAATCATTTCATATTTTCAAGGTACTTGTCAGCGCGGTGGTGGGGGAGCATTGTAGACGACTACTACCTGCTGCGGTTGCTTGCTGGCAAGAATCAGGGCAATAATCCAACCGAGAAGCGTAACGCCGAACAGGATGTTAACAATGATAGCCGCGGCCTTATACGGGCTGTTTTTTCTGATGGCAGTGATGGTGGGCAAGAAGTATATGTATAAGACCAAGAATAAGGCAGCAACCGCGATAATCATTTCGATCGGAGTAAGATTGTGCAAGTTCGTATGATGCATATAGTGCCTCGATTTTAAGAGTTTATCCGAAGACCGGGAGCAGGACTTTTGCAATGCAACTCGGTCCTCGGAAAAATGAATGAGTTTGAATCACGCTGTTTTTGCTGCTCTGGCGTGGCTCTCAAATTCTAGACGGATTGTGAAATCATCCGTTAGCACAAGGCAGGCATCGTAGGTTGCGCTTCCATCTTTCTTCTTGAACCCTTTGATAAGTCCAGTGCGGCCTTTGGTCGCAAGCTGGCGGATGTGCTCATCGGTAAGCTTCTTGCCATTGATCTGTCCCCAAATGGAGAAGTTGCAGCCCTTCTTGAAGCGAGAGCAACCGGCACCCTTGATGGTCTTGCGTACTATGCCGGTTTTGCATTTCGGACAAGGCCCGTAAACGTTAGGGTTGGGGAGGGCAGCCATTGCTGGCCGCGTAGCGATGATTTCGGGAAAGATATGCTGGATGAATTGAGTGAGTGCGGCGGCGAAGACATTGGGGGGCATGGTTCCGCCCTGGATGTTGGCCAACTGCTGTTCCCAAGAAGCAGTGAGAGCTACGTCTTTGAGGGTGGGATGCACCTGACTGATGAGTGCTTTTCCCTTCTCTGTGGGGAAGAGACACTTCTTTTTACGCTCGATATAGCCAACCGCAATTAGCTTTTCGATGATAGCGGCGCGGGTCGCCGGGGTTCCCAAGCCGCTTTGTTTCATATAGGCGGCGAGATCTTCATCGCCTATCTCCTGGCCGGCATTCTTCATGGCGGTTAAGAGGCCGGCATCGTCATACGGCTTGGGCGGTGTGGTCTTGCCTTCTTTGAGTTGGGATGTTCGTTTGGCAACATTTTGGCCTTGGCGCAGCGGGGGCAAAGGCTCGATGTCATCGCTGGTCTTTTTCTCTGGCTCGGATTGAATGTTCAACACCGTCCAGCCGAATTCCTTGATGATCGAACCAAAGGCGCGGAATGAATGCTGGCCGAGTTCGATGATGGCGGTAGTATCATCACGGACTTCGGCAGGGAGAAAGATGCTCAAGAAACGTCTTGCAACCAGGTCATAAATATTGCGGTGCTTTGCTGGCAGATCGGATGGCGCGGCGTTGTGAGTGGGAATGATGGCGTGATGGTCGGTGAGCTTGGTATCGTCCACGTAAGTTTTGGATAGTTTGAGGCCCTTTTCAAGGGCCGTCAATGCGCTCTCGGTGGGAAGGTCGCTTTGAGGGTCGCTGGGTAAAGCGCGAATGATGTTCGGGAGTTCCGGGAGCATGTCATGCGACAGATGGCGGGATTCGGTTCGGGGATAGGAGAGCACTTTGTATTGCTCGTAAAGACTTTGGGCCACGTCGAGAGTTTCTTGTGCGGTGTACCCGAATCGCTTGTTTGCCTCTTTCTGTAGCGTGAGCAGGTCGAACAGAGGCGGGGCTTTGGTTGTTTTCTCTGTGGTCGTAACTGAGACGACGATGCCGCTTGGGATGGGCGAGATTTGGTCGAGAATCGCTTGAGCCATAGCGCGGTCTTGGAGGCGTGTTTGGGGATCATTGCCCGGAGTGATGTATTTGGCCGTAAACCCTGGTTCGAAGACCGCTTGGATTTCATAAAAGAGCGTAGGTTTGAAGTTTTCAATTGCGATTTGGCGATTGACGATAAGGGCCAGGGTCGGCGTTTGTACCCGGCCCACAGTGCATGTTTGACCATTGATTAAGGTGTAGGCGCGGGTGGCGCTCAATCCTACGAGCCAATCAGCGCGAGCTCGCCAAGCTGCGGCCGCCGAGAGATTGGCAAAGGCGCTGGCAGGTTTGAGATCACGGAAGCCGGCGCGGATGGCTTCCGGAGTCAAGGAGCTGATCCAGAGGCGATCGACAGGTTTGGATGAGCCGGTCAATTGATAGATGAGGTCAAAGATGTGCTGGCCCTCGCGTCCGGCGTCGGTGGCACAGACGATGCTGGTCGTGTTGGGTTGAAGGAAGAGTTTCTTAATGCAATTAAATTGTTTCTCGGCTCTGTCGGCGACCTGATACTTCCATTGAGCTGGGATCATAGGAAGTTGGTCTATCCTCC
It encodes the following:
- a CDS encoding superinfection immunity protein; protein product: MIIAVAALFLVLYIYFLPTITAIRKNSPYKAAAIIVNILFGVTLLGWIIALILASKQPQQVVVVYNAPPPPR
- a CDS encoding DNA topoisomerase 3, with amino-acid sequence MIVVLAEKPSVARDIAAVLGANQKKDGYFEGNGYQVTYAFGHLVTIAQPEEMNPAWGQPWRIDQLPMIPAQWKYQVADRAEKQFNCIKKLFLQPNTTSIVCATDAGREGQHIFDLIYQLTGSSKPVDRLWISSLTPEAIRAGFRDLKPASAFANLSAAAAWRARADWLVGLSATRAYTLINGQTCTVGRVQTPTLALIVNRQIAIENFKPTLFYEIQAVFEPGFTAKYITPGNDPQTRLQDRAMAQAILDQISPIPSGIVVSVTTTEKTTKAPPLFDLLTLQKEANKRFGYTAQETLDVAQSLYEQYKVLSYPRTESRHLSHDMLPELPNIIRALPSDPQSDLPTESALTALEKGLKLSKTYVDDTKLTDHHAIIPTHNAAPSDLPAKHRNIYDLVARRFLSIFLPAEVRDDTTAIIELGQHSFRAFGSIIKEFGWTVLNIQSEPEKKTSDDIEPLPPLRQGQNVAKRTSQLKEGKTTPPKPYDDAGLLTAMKNAGQEIGDEDLAAYMKQSGLGTPATRAAIIEKLIAVGYIERKKKCLFPTEKGKALISQVHPTLKDVALTASWEQQLANIQGGTMPPNVFAAALTQFIQHIFPEIIATRPAMAALPNPNVYGPCPKCKTGIVRKTIKGAGCSRFKKGCNFSIWGQINGKKLTDEHIRQLATKGRTGLIKGFKKKDGSATYDACLVLTDDFTIRLEFESHARAAKTA